Genomic window (Carassius auratus strain Wakin unplaced genomic scaffold, ASM336829v1 scaf_tig00216379, whole genome shotgun sequence):
ATGACCCACACAAACAGGTCAAATCATTGTAATGCTATGAGGAAACTAATCTCTCAGTTGTGTCTATAATTACGTGATTACCTGACGAACCAAACCACCACAAACTCAGCGCATTGCAAAGATGACATGAAGAACAACAGGATATGATGACAGTAAAGACTTCTTCTGCAACATGAACACAAGCACGTAGTCCATCATcgggtgcgttcgacttgaagcatgGCTACATATGACGGTCAACGAGAATGGCTTTGTTCTACATGTTTATAGCTAATtttacccttcatgacaactgtgaggggggtgattttttttttttaactcatccatttaaattatattaagccttaaagttctgcataattaagggcgtggtcactagagtgacaggtggattgccgctgccgACACGTCGTCGCgctaggtgggtgtggcttcagcaactagctgaacttttgaaaataaacagtGTAATTTTATGTTTGGTGGACTGCATTTCAGTTTGATGATGGATTGCTGAAATGTCAGGTTACACTTGAACAAATGTTGTTTGTGTGTACATGAGGCGTCTGTGCGATCAGATgggttaaatcaaataaatataaagtaaagaattaaaatgcattaagagTGTCACAAAAACAAGCGTAGTCTATAATTGTtgcaaagtgtgttttttttttgtgatgtgagGATTGAATCTTGATGATCTGTGGTTTAAGCTGCTATTCGCCTCCTGTTAAAGCCCTGTCACAACATGAGGGTTAAGTCGATGTTGTGAGCGCCAGACAGGAAGTGAGGCTGTGTGTTTCTCAAACATATATTGTTATTCATAATGTATAGtctgttctctgtttgtttttattaccttaaatTTTATATGTATGTCTGCACTATGTCTTTTTCTGTAGTGGAAGCTCCTGACACCAAGACagattccttgtgtgtgtaaaaatacttGGAAATAAAACTCTTTCTGATTCTCATATTAAcatttgtgatgattttttttttcacaccacaGATTCTTCACTTTAACAGAAGTAAAAACCACATTAGGTCAAAGTGTTTGAGAAACACACAGCCTCACTTCCTGTCTGACACTGACGACATCCActtaaccctcatgttgtgttcAGGTCATTTTGAACTGgaaagaattgtatttttttcctaaACATGCAAATTAATGTTATGCAATTGAACTAAAACTTACTGATTTTGCTCAGACAGGGTTTAACAAAAGCAATTCCCTTCACGTCTGCATTTTGATTTCGACAAATCAATTTGAGCGACTGCAAACCACATGATTATTGATCAGGAGCATCCTAGGCAAGAAAATATATGCAGTCTACTTGAGGGAAGAAGTCTTTCACTATTGTAAGTTAATGTTAaatagagacagaaaaaaaatatatatcttttttttaaatagtaacttCTAGCATTTATTGAAGCACAAATTCAATCACCAAAAGCAGCCCACATTCTCTAAGTTctctttaattaaaatacagtattgttcaaaataatagcagtacaatgtgactaaccagaataatcaaggtttttagtatattttttattgctacgtggcaaacaagttacaagtaggttcagtagattgtcagaaaacaaacaagacccagcattcatgatatgcacgctcttaaggctgtgcaattgggcaattagttgaaaggggtgtgttcaaaaaaatagcagtgtctacctttgactgtacaaactcaaaactattttgtacaaacattttttttttctgggatttagcaatcctgtgaatcactaaactaatatttagttgtatgaccacagttttttaaaactgcttgacatctgtgtggcatggagtcaaccaacttgtggcacctctcagctgttattccactccatgattctttaacaacattccacaattcattcacatttcttggttttgcttcagaaacagcatttttgatatcaccccacaagttctcaattggattaaggtctggagattgggctggccactccataacattaattttgttggtttggaaccaagactttgcccgtttactagtgtgttttgggtcattgtcttgttgaaacaaccatttcaagggcatgtcctcttcagcatagggcaacatgacctcttcaagtattttaacatatgcaaactgatccatgatccctggtatgcgataaataggcccaacaccatagtaggagaaacatgcccatatcatgatgcttgcacctccatgcttcactgtcttcactgtgtactgtggcttgaattcagagttttggggtcgtctcacaaactgcctgtggcccttggacccaaaaagaacaattttactctcatcagtccacaaaatgttcctccatttctctttaggccagttgatgtgttctttggcaaattgtaacctcttctgcacatggcttttttttaacagagggactttgcgggggattcttgaaaatagattagcttcacacagacgtcttctaactgtcacagtacttacaggtaactccagactgtctttgatcatcctggaggtgatcattggctgagcctttgccattctggttattcttctatccattttgatggttgtcttccgttttcttccacgtctctctggttttgctctccattttaaggcattggagatcattttagctgaacagcctatcattttttgcacctctttataggttttcccctctctaatcaactttttaatcaaagtacgctgttcttctgaacaatgtcttgaacgacccattttcctcagctttcaaatgcatgttcaacaagtgttggcttcatccttaaataggggccacctgattcacaccggtttcttcacaaaattgatgacctcagtgattgaatgccacactgctatttttttgaacacacccctttcaactaattcaactaattgcccaattgcacagccttaagagcgtgcatatcatgaatgctgggtctcatttgttttctgagaatctactgaacctactggtaacttgtttgccacgtagcaataaaaaatatactaaaaaccttgattattctggttagtcacattgtactgctattattttgaacaagactgtattaATAGGCAGTTACAGGCGCTATTAAAGGTAGTGACTGTTGTTctgttttatatagttttatggtTATGTGGTGAGCCTGAGTCTATTCTGTAACATTAGTGATACGCAGAGTGAGGGTTTTTCGCACATTATCCTGTCCTTTTTCTGGCTTCGTTAGTGCAGGCCATGAACAGAATTTGAACACTTAAGAgtattttttacttgaaatatatttgaaatgaatCAACCCCAGTTCAGTTAAAGTGAGCCAGAAAGTGAATTTAGTGGCGAGTatgtatattaagtatattaacaaataataaataggttgttcaaaatgaaaacagaaaacagaagttGCGGACAATTTATTTTCAAGAATAGGACCAGAAAGAATTTCAAGTTATATAGTAACTTGTGTTTGGTCACTGTTCTCAAACTCTGAAGCTCTGATGGAAAATCTATTACAAGATACAATATCATACAATATCAAACTCATAATAACACAAATACATCTGATTGAACTGaaccaaacaaaaccaagaaaaaGCACAATCCACATGTCCTCCATCTTTCACAAGCAGCTCAGATAAATACATGTTCTCTGAAACTCTGTATCTGATCCACACGCAATACATCATCACATTAATCTGAACGATAAAGAATTCATAGAGCCTCCGACACACAATCATTCATTTATCTTCAGCTGAACACTGTTAATAACAGAAAAACTGAAGATAGAGTAGAATATAGTGAAATACTCACAGATCATGAGAGGCAGTACACTGGAGCCCATACTGACACATTAACAGACTGTTTTAACAGAGATGCGTCTCTAAATCAGACACTTCCTGCATTTCACAGTTCAAGAAGAGATGAGGGAGGAGACACAACTCtacacagaaacacaaaacaggaagaaaaagagaTTGATTGTAAGATATTTAGCTGCTCTTTCAGTGCATGCAAGTTGTTAAATCTGTTTTTGTTCTTGAAAAGACTGTTTCACAGAGAATGTCTCCAGTAATTGTTCTCAAACTTCTTTATTTTGTTGTTCACACAGTAAGAGCTGCACAAATTACCACACAACCATCAGCTCAACCTTTATTAGGCCTCTATAAACTACTACAAGCAGCTTCCAAAGTTAGCAATGCACAAAtagcgtctttttttttttttactaactacGGCCTCGGTAACTATGGTTAACTTTGACTGTCAACACTGAGGAATGTTTCCAGTTTTATTAGAGATGGGATGTTTGACACTGAGGCTCTGAAGCCTGTTTTTCTCTATTACAACAGACAGGTTCGAAAGACAGTATCAAGGATTGTATAAATTTCTGTGATCACGTGACCAATGAGGTTTGAGTCTTCATGCGTCACAATGAAAGTGAAAGCGAAAGTGAAATACAGCCAgctatagtgacccatactcagaattcgtgctctgcatttaacccatctaaagtgcacacacacacacacacacacacacacacacacacactgtgaacacacacacggccGGAGCAGtaggcatcatttatgctgcggtgcccggggagcagtagTAATAATGATCTAGCTGAGTGTACATTGGAGACCATGTCATGACTATACCAAACTATTATCATAGACAGTAATGTTAATTGTTATTGTACGTGCCAGGTTTGGATTGATGTCTTACATATATAAACAGTGATCAGACAAGATTTTGTACATTCGTTGCCAACCGACTTTCTGTTAACAGAGATTTAACAAATAAAGATCAATGACAGTACGTAAGTTCAGAGAACAATCCGGCTGATAAACCATCGAGAGGCATGCATGTAGATGCATTCTTGAGATCAAAACTGTGGTTTAATGGTCCAGATTTCCTTTATACAGATAAAAGCCAGTGGCCACACGTTACCAAAGGGTTTCTCTCCAAAAATCTGAATGGCCTGGAAGTCAAAAAGGTTACACAGGCAAATGTTGTAACAATAATGGAGAGTCCCATAAGTAAATTTATTGAACAATTCTCACAGTGGAATTACTTGGAAAAAGACTATTAAAACTTAAAGATGTCCCAAAAGCAAAGCTGAAGAGAAAAGAGGTCAAAATGGTGGCTAAAAGCATGTGCAAACTAACCATCTTTCTGTAAAAGATTTAGCTAGAGCAGAACAAGCACTTGTACATTAATACTCAGAATGTAGGTCATTTCAGTTACAGCATCAGAGAAGAACCAGAAAAACACTTTTGACATGCACTGAACTGTCCAAAAtatgcttgtttatttattattttttcataacaaaaacaacaactaagaCTCAACATTCTTAACATTCAAAGCAAAAAGCCTGATGTGTTTAGTTCTGCTACTCTGATCTATGGTTAAAATGACTCTTAAAGTTAAGAAATGTGAAAAAGTCcagcaaacaaaacataaaagttggttttcatgtgtatatttatcaaATCTAAATCTCACACTTCATTAACtgcagcaaaaaaaagaaaaaaaaaaagaaaaacgcatCATGAAATGTCttaaaaagtgaataaatgtaaaaagcagtatataaaatatgaaagcaAGAAAAGTCTCATTGTCTTGACAAAATCACAGGCAAAATTTTATAACACACTGTATTTACATCTACTGTATTATTAATCAAACACTTTATTATTCTGTTGGTTCTGTTGGCAGCACagagattatataataatataataataacttcaGATCAGTTTCTCCCAGAGTTGTGTTGAACATAAGAGCTCATCTGTGAAGAATCTGAGGATCATCaaactgtgtgtgttttgatcCGAGAAAGCAATCGTACATTTGTGTTGtgctttactttctttcttttatatagtgatttatcatttaataattttatcattCAGTTTAATCATCTActcatttataataatcattctAGTCATTAAATACCCATTCcattgatttattaattgattcgtcatgtatattatattgttgttttataatattgttCTTCTGGTGTTTATTCTTATGACTGTGTGGTTTTAagggctgtttgtcttcatgaATCAGAGATCCGAGGGAAAGGAAACTCAAGGTTTGTGGGATGTTGTTGTGGATCAGTTTGGTGTAACAGAACTTGTTGAATTTGTTCTGGTCAGATGAAGTCTGAGCATTAAATCATATTCTTCAATAAACTCTGCTTCTTTATCATAACTTcatctgctgcttctgctcttctCTGGGTTTTTCTTCAGTCAGCTTCTTCTCTGATAGAAGACTGTTACAGTTTGGGGTATTTTGGGCACCAGACCAGACTTCTGTGAACCGGTTTTGTGTTTTAGACTTTACAAAACCAACTTTACTGAAGAGTTGTTCTGTTACGAGACAAACTGATATTTTCTGATGAGATCTAGCATCTGGGGCTGGATCTTAATTATCTGGGGATATAACTAATGAATATACTAGAGAGACACTTGTTTTGCTTGTGTAATATGTGTAGAGATAACAGTGCATGTGTATCTCTAAAGTAACTGAATCAAGCACGTGTGTAAGCAGTTCACTCAGATTCATTTCTGAAGCGATGCAAGCGTCACGTGCTGCTGTGAATCTCTTTTAGCCGTCTGTTGTCTTCACTGCACTCAGAGACCTTTAACAGATAAAACAGATTCAAGATGATGCATTATGATCTGAATCATGAGCTCATTCTGTTGAAGATTTACAGTTTTAAGATCACAATAAACCTCTGATCatcacaaaaacagacattttcaGTTATTGTATAAAAGGTTGAGCACAAGTTTCATCACCAGCATCAGCACCTGAAGAACACAAATGatcaataacaataaaatgatGATAAAACACATGATTGTCCTCCATGAGTCACGTGACTTCAGGAATCAGAGTGATGCGTGACAGAAACGGTTCATATTTCAGGTGTGTGGTTTGACTGTAATAGTGCTGAAGCTTGTCTTGTGTTTCTCTCACCTCTGTCTGTGTTGTGCTTCAGTTCAGAGTACAAAGTGTCTCCAGACTCACTGCTCTTCCCTGAAACACATCAACAGACGTCTGAACAACACTAAAAACTGATCAGATGAGCACGCAGCGATGGACCAGACCTCAAAGAAACCACAGATTTATTGATTAATAAGTGTGAATATCATTTCCAGTAAACAGAATGACAATCAAtcgttattattttaataattattgaattttattagcaggttttgaaaaacaaaaacaaatgtaggctatattattagtttaaacattttcaCATGATCTGTAATCAGAATATTAGTAAGTCCAGCAGCTGTCATGAAAGAGGTTGGTTATCTGACTCTCTGACTATAAACCTCTTTTATTTCTGATCTAAATTCAGGAAAGCAGAACCAGTAAAAACAGACAGACGTGAATGTTGCGTGCTTCTGGGTTTCTAAACAAGTGAATTGTTTCTCTCAGTCTTTATGATTGTAAAGGgtttatttttctgataaaatgatTCTATAAGATTTAAATGTGATGAATCATTGTGTTCAGATGCAGTTTGTTGTGTGTCTACCTTTGACCTTGGTCTTCTTTTTGTCCTGTAAATCAATCTGAGCATAAACCAGATCACTGGGTCCTgcagtattaatattaatattaatacagaaCAGAGGATCAGTCAAAGTGTTCAGAACATGCTGGAAATATTGTACTTtaggaaaaaaaagcatttcacctTTACTTTTGGATTTCTTCACTTTGCTTCTGACTTCTGCGTATGTCACATCATTTGACCCTGTCCTGGTatcatctaaaaatatatatattaatattagaaagaaatatgcatttttatttaattacaaccccgattccaaaaaaaagttgggacactgtccAAATTGTGagcaaaaaaggaatggaataatttacaaatctcataaacttatattttattcacaatagaatatagataacataataaatgttgaaagtgagacattttgaaatgtcatcccaaatattggctcattttggatttcatgagagctacacattccaaaaaagttgggacaggtagcaataagaggccggaaaaggaacagctggaggactggaacaatctctgtgtgtaagggtcaaggcaggaaaaccatactggatgcccgtgatcttcagctcttagacagcactgcatcacatacaggaatgatactgtaatgcaGATCACAGCatggctcaggaatacttccagaaaacattgtcattgaacacaatccaccgtgccagtCACTGTTGTCAGAGAAAACTCTAtagatccagaagcgcaggcgttttctctgggccaaggctcatttaaaatggactgtggcaaagtggaaaactgttccgTGGTCAgactaatcaaaatttgaagttatttttggaaaactggggcTTTATGtgatccggactaaagaggacaaggacaacccaagttgttatcgttgctcagttcagaagcctacATCTCTGATGgtttggggttgcatgagtgtgtgtggcatggacagcttacacatctggaaaggcaccatcaatgctgaaaggtatatccaagttctagaacaacatatgctcccatccagacatcgtctctttcagggaagaccttgcattttccagcaAGACAATGCCAGAcaacatactgcatcaattacaacatcatggctgcgtagaagaaggatctgggtactgaaatggccagcctgcagtccagatctttcacccgaagaaaacatttggcaaagaggaagatgcgacaaagaagaccaaagacagttgagcaactagaagcctgtattagacaagaatgggacaacattcctattcctaaacttgagcaacttgtctcctcagtccccagacgtttgcagactgttataaaaagaagaggggatgccacacagtgctaaacatggccttgttccaacttttttgagatgtatcgatgccatgaaatttaaaattaacttattttcccctaaaaattatacattttctcagtttaaacatttgatatgtcatctatgttgtattctgaataaaatattgaaatttgaaacttccacatcattgcattctgtttttattcacaatttgtacagtgtcacaactttttttggaatcaggtttgtaataaaaaaaaagtattaatatttctGATGATGATCATATTGTTCAGGTGAAGTTAAGAGAATTTATTttaacctttgttcatctttttcttttttttcttgactgTGATCTCTGAATATGTGACATCTGCCAATGGCTCTGGATCACCTTTAAaaagtttatataatttaatgaatgatatttgttgattttaaatgatATGTGTTTAATTAAGGTTTATGAATCAACCTTTGTCTCTCTCCTTCACTTCAGTCACAACGTCACAAATCTGATCAGAATCTGCTGGACAGAAAACAACCATTTgaggataaaaaaaatgaaaagtaaaatagtaaaacaaaaaatagtaaaaaaaagtctgaagAATACTGTGTGCATACACATTATGGCCCCACTGACATTAATTATATGGAAAAATAAAGCAACTGAGACAATACTGAAAATATCCACATGATTAGTGAGTGAGGCTGACCAGACTGTAGAGGAAAGTTTTCTGGTTGAGATTCTGCAGATTGATTTGGGACTGATGTCTGGTTAATGTTACGCTGCTGATCTAGAATAGAAACAAAGAGCATTATGGTTACTCAAGAGTATCTGCAGTGATTACACTGACTCTTTCTGCTGATATTTAGATCTTCTCATGAGCATGGGCGAAGTTTGGGGGGGCTAAGGGGGCACTGCCCCCCCAGACCAGAGCCAATTAATGCCTGTCTtgtgctttgaaaaataaaaacaaatacataatttatattttctaattttatttgtcCTATCTTATAATTTTTGTAGATATAATGAGTaagtttagaattaattatttttaattactatattgaaaaataatcttattttggTGGACTTCAAAGTATCACGGTAAGTTACGTGAGTGGACTCTCTTCACGTTCTGTTCCCGCTTTagtctaaataaacaaaatggacaTTCGTCGTTTTTTTAATAaacccactagtaaaagtgtggaGTTTTCTAACTCTGGCACTTCAACCATCAATTCCACTGCTGCTACTGACACAGCAACCGAGGCCGGGTGTAGCAGCCGATTCTGTTCCACTTTGAATGTCTGTTTCCCgtcgggttgccaggtccgtgtaataaacccaaccaaatagttaatcaaacatttttccaaagtagcctaaattccacGGATTTGGCAACATACCCGCATGCAAAtacacctggatgtaaggaaagcaaaaagggacaaatttcttgctacactgcagcatagtaaaatgattctcagactcccgtttatgttcttttttttttaattattcatcttgcagttgttccgttatttttgtcttatgtttttacatttcaagttgaaaaacctctcgtcttaaatttattttcaagtttaagatttaggacggtattttgaactatttgacttgccgtacatccagtcacgcttcttgcgcacgctagttctgatcgtacgtatagtaactcggcaactatgcaagaattgtagtatgtttgagtaaagggaaacagacattccgaggggaacagaatcgactgctacaccgcaTCTGCTGGTAGGTGCCCCCCCACGCACAAAAGTGAAACTCCGCCTATGCTCATGAGCCTTTATTCATAAACAGTATCTTTCATGTGTTTCTGTTCAGTTGTATTAATCATGTCATGAACACCTTTGTTCTTCTTGTATctccacagcagcagcagagagatGAAGATCAACAAGAAAACACTCGATCCCACAACCACAGCAGTGaccagaagagaagatgaagagtCTGAAACTGGAGAACATACACATTAAGATCTGATCGTAAGTCACATACTGTATGATATTATTATAGAGGTACATAAATCACTGATTATTCCCAGACCTCTGACTGAGATCCAGCTGTGGAGtgactctcctctctctgtttTACAGTAGTAGAAACCCTCATCTGACTCTGAGACATTCATGATGCTCATCTCTCCTGTCGTCTGACTCTGGACGAGGGATCCGTCTTTATAGAAATCAGCTCTGAGGATCGAGGAGTTTGTAGATCGATGTAAACAGTGTAGAGTCAGAGTATCTCCCTCAATCACAGGATCAACAGAACTCTCCAGAATCACATCACCatctacacaacacaacacatacaTGCATGGAGGACGATGATGGTTATATAATATTCTACAGACATAAAAACAATACATCAGGACTTGTTGTTAATTGATTTGGGGTGTCAGACAAATATCTGCAGACTGGGTTTTAGTAGTTTTAGAAAATTATGATGTAAAGACTTGATCTAACAGGACTCACCGTGTACAGTGATGTTGAGAGGATGACGtttctctccagattcagacTGACACCAGTAAACTCCAGAGTCAGATGTGCTGAGAGAGACGAGTCGACATGTAGATCCTGTTTGTTTTGAACAAtcttctgtgtttctgtctgtgtatctTCTCACTGTCCATCCAGCagagttcatctgatcctcacagctcagagagagagagtcagacgAGAAGTGTTGACTTCTGCTGGGACGGACCACCAGAGAGACCTGCGACCCCTGACCTGAGAAGAAGAAAACCACTCAGAATCAACAGCATGTTGTGTATTTGATAATGCTTTAGATCTGATCTAGACTGAGAAATAGAGGGAAGTGTTTGGTGAAGCACAAATACAGATGAACACAATCATAAATGCTGACACAGACTCACCAGTGATCCACAGTGCCTGTGTGTTACTGTAGTTTGTGTAATAGGCCGGTcgtcctctctctgctctgcacgTATAAACTCCTGTGTGCTGTAGAGCAGCAGGACTGAGAGTGTAAGAGCCtccagctcctctgctgctgtctgacAGACGATCATCATCTCTGAACCAGCTGAACGTCCAGCCTGTAGAGGAGCCTGTAACctcacagatcagagtcactgagtCTCCTTCAGTCAGCCACGGCTGTGGAGACACTCGCACTGCTGCCTGAGCTTCAGCTGAACAAAACATGAGATGAGTTATATAGAGAGAAGCTGTTCACACTGAtgataatgaacacacacacaaactcacctgATACAGTCAGTGTAACAGCATCACTGCGCTGAGAGTGTTGTGTTCCCATCTCTCCTCTACAGCTGTATTTACCGCTGTGAGAGTCTTTAACACTGCTGATGTTCAGCTCTTGTGTTGAGATTGAGTTATTTTGGTAGTTTGTTCCCTCTGTTTCCCATCTGTACGTCCACTC
Coding sequences:
- the LOC113097710 gene encoding carcinoembryonic antigen-related cell adhesion molecule 5-like encodes the protein MLQTSDRYTVNRDTLTIRGVITSDQGQYWCRGRRDQRPNSSQSSSVSLSVMERPKAVLKVTPDERVFRGETVTLTCDIQGAGDNQWRYSWFRDGSVMRDVTERLYSITSVSDSAEYSCRGERSDSQISSDISAAVTLTVSDLKPKPEITSDPAGAALKGNTVTLTCHMNPATGWDFYWYKHTLNSETKTQTNSYRVKIDSVSDRGQYWCRAGRGKPVYYTQYSDALWVNVTVSPKAVVTVRPDEQVFRGETVALRCDIKWGGDTEWTYRWETEGTNYQNNSISTQELNISSVKDSHSGKYSCRGEMGTQHSQRSDAVTLTVSAEAQAAVRVSPQPWLTEGDSVTLICEVTGSSTGWTFSWFRDDDRLSDSSRGAGGSYTLSPAALQHTGVYTCRAERGRPAYYTNYSNTQALWITGQGSQVSLVVRPSRSQHFSSDSLSLSCEDQMNSAGWTVRRYTDRNTEDCSKQTGSTCRLVSLSTSDSGVYWCQSESGEKRHPLNITVHDGDVILESSVDPVIEGDTLTLHCLHRSTNSSILRADFYKDGSLVQSQTTGEMSIMNVSESDEGFYYCKTERGESLHSWISVRGLGIISDLCTSIIISYSM